The following are encoded in a window of Pseudomonadota bacterium genomic DNA:
- a CDS encoding ABC transporter ATP-binding protein produces MNEPIMTVSGLKKRFDKNGVEVNVLKGIDLKIHQRDFITIMGPSGAGKSTFLHILGTLDAPTEGEIHFRGQNVRGFTEDESSIFRNEKVGFVFQFYHLLQDFNVIENIMIPLMIRRINEAEALKKAEAFLEIMGLTDRRNHRPGELSGGEQQRVAIARALVNEPEIILADEPTGNLDRKTGREVLDYILSVNERLSSTLILVTHDPEIGSIGKRKFNMVDGELFLL; encoded by the coding sequence ATGAATGAGCCTATCATGACCGTATCAGGACTGAAAAAAAGATTCGACAAGAACGGTGTGGAGGTCAACGTCCTTAAGGGTATCGACCTTAAAATACATCAGAGGGATTTTATTACAATCATGGGGCCTTCAGGGGCAGGAAAAAGCACGTTCCTCCATATACTCGGCACACTGGACGCACCCACTGAAGGCGAGATACATTTCAGGGGTCAGAATGTCCGTGGTTTCACCGAAGATGAGTCAAGCATATTCAGGAATGAAAAGGTAGGTTTTGTATTTCAATTCTATCATCTGTTGCAGGATTTCAATGTCATTGAAAATATTATGATCCCTCTCATGATACGCCGGATAAACGAGGCTGAAGCATTAAAGAAGGCAGAAGCATTTCTTGAGATTATGGGTCTCACAGACAGAAGAAACCACCGGCCAGGTGAGTTGTCAGGCGGTGAGCAGCAAAGAGTTGCCATTGCAAGGGCCCTTGTGAATGAACCGGAGATAATCCTTGCAGACGAACCCACAGGCAATCTCGACAGGAAAACAGGCCGCGAGGTGCTTGATTATATCCTCTCAGTGAATGAAAGGCTTTCATCTACCCTTATTCTCGTCACCCATGATCCTGAAATAGGCTCCATCGGAAAAAGAAAGTTTAATATGGTTGATGGAGAACTCTTTCTGCTCTGA
- the amrB gene encoding AmmeMemoRadiSam system protein B gives MGYIREPAVSGMFYPGNPEVLRHDIAKYLENATFDAVEGDVVGMISPHAGYAYSGPVAAYGYKSLLDKAYDIVIVIAPSHRAHFEGVAIQNKGGYRTPLGIVDIDEDISEEILKEGSAVNINLKAHTGEHSLEVHLPFLQVVLKSFMLVPLVMGTQDLSICEELSRCLYEVIKKSGKRVLIVGSSDLSHYYSYDKAVNIDNIIVEHLEKFDIKGLAEDFNRNKCEACGFGTMITTMTVAERCGATGSRVLKYANSGDVSGDKSGVVGYVSGVFYKPFENKEQS, from the coding sequence ATGGGATATATCAGAGAACCGGCAGTGAGCGGTATGTTCTATCCGGGCAATCCGGAAGTTCTTAGACATGATATAGCAAAATACTTAGAAAATGCAACCTTTGATGCTGTTGAGGGAGATGTTGTCGGCATGATTTCTCCCCATGCAGGGTATGCTTATTCCGGTCCGGTGGCTGCTTACGGTTATAAGTCCTTACTTGACAAGGCGTATGATATTGTAATTGTAATAGCACCGAGTCATAGGGCGCATTTTGAAGGGGTTGCAATACAGAATAAGGGCGGTTACAGAACTCCCCTTGGAATAGTAGACATAGACGAGGACATATCTGAGGAAATTTTAAAAGAGGGTAGTGCAGTCAATATCAATCTAAAAGCACACACAGGTGAGCATTCCCTTGAAGTACATCTTCCCTTTCTGCAGGTTGTTCTCAAATCATTCATGCTTGTTCCACTTGTAATGGGAACACAGGATTTGTCGATTTGCGAGGAATTGTCCCGATGCCTTTATGAAGTCATAAAAAAGAGCGGCAAGCGGGTCTTAATAGTAGGAAGTTCTGACCTTTCCCACTATTATTCATATGACAAGGCAGTAAACATTGATAATATTATTGTGGAACATCTTGAAAAATTTGATATAAAAGGTCTGGCAGAGGATTTTAATCGGAATAAATGCGAAGCATGCGGCTTCGGTACCATGATTACAACTATGACGGTGGCTGAAAGGTGCGGTGCAACGGGTTCAAGGGTTTTAAAATATGCAAATTCAGGGGATGTATCCGGTGATAAAAGCGGGGTTGTAGGTTATGTATCCGGCGTATTCTATAAGCCTTTTGAAAATAAGGAGCAGTCTTAA
- a CDS encoding nucleotidyltransferase family protein has translation MQKIYTVILAAGTSSRLGFNKLTVKIDGQSVITRAVESFCVEGIEKIFVVTNPESLEIKKDLEDFFLSRSMPVVLVNNPYYRDGMSSSVKAALPFIEDADSVFFHLGDKPFIKRETISSMLDMYLRDGVRMLIPEYKNKKGHPVMMKIKLYLEEMKVLTGDRGLREIIDKHMEDVVLIKGDEGSVFDIDTVETINLLKERGYRIEKG, from the coding sequence ATGCAAAAAATATATACGGTAATATTAGCTGCCGGCACCTCAAGCAGGCTTGGTTTTAATAAGCTTACAGTAAAAATAGACGGTCAGTCGGTAATCACCAGGGCCGTTGAGTCCTTCTGCGTAGAAGGTATTGAAAAGATATTTGTTGTTACAAATCCTGAAAGCCTTGAAATTAAAAAAGACCTTGAAGACTTTTTTCTATCCCGTTCTATGCCCGTTGTTCTTGTGAACAATCCTTATTACAGGGATGGTATGTCCTCATCAGTAAAAGCTGCGCTTCCATTTATCGAGGACGCTGATAGCGTCTTTTTTCATCTTGGCGACAAGCCTTTTATAAAAAGGGAAACAATAAGCAGTATGCTGGACATGTATTTGAGAGACGGTGTCCGTATGCTTATTCCTGAATATAAAAACAAAAAGGGACATCCTGTAATGATGAAAATCAAGCTTTACCTTGAGGAAATGAAGGTATTAACAGGGGACAGAGGCTTGAGGGAAATCATAGATAAACATATGGAAGATGTGGTACTTATAAAGGGTGATGAGGGAAGTGTTTTTGACATAGATACTGTTGAAACAATAAATCTCTTAAAGGAAAGAGGATACAGAATTGAAAAAGGTTAA
- a CDS encoding HAD-IA family hydrolase, producing the protein MEIRLDNINTMLFDYEGTLVDFQWQLSKAVEETLKMLWDIGFAKNQILSRRYSTLLSEAMQMAVEIGLQPDQVREKIGCVYDRYDEDALTRWALRPGAKDFLHAIKAKGVHTGLVSNVGGKTLIKALSKLGLEGFFDITLSRNDVLNLKPNPDGLNMAIERLGAKKDTSIFMGDSLDDVNAARNAGLRVIIITEGENIKEDILAAKPDYVIKGYDELLRAV; encoded by the coding sequence ATGGAAATACGTTTAGACAATATTAATACAATGCTTTTTGATTATGAAGGAACCTTGGTCGACTTTCAATGGCAACTTTCCAAGGCAGTTGAAGAGACCCTAAAAATGCTCTGGGATATAGGTTTCGCTAAAAACCAGATTCTCAGCAGAAGATATTCCACCCTGTTGTCAGAGGCCATGCAGATGGCGGTTGAAATAGGATTACAGCCGGATCAGGTTCGGGAGAAGATCGGCTGCGTCTATGACCGATACGATGAGGATGCTCTGACGCGTTGGGCACTGCGACCTGGCGCAAAGGATTTCCTTCATGCGATCAAGGCAAAGGGGGTCCATACCGGCCTTGTAAGCAACGTAGGGGGCAAGACCCTCATAAAGGCTTTGTCGAAACTTGGTCTGGAAGGATTTTTCGATATTACCCTGAGCCGTAATGATGTCCTGAATCTCAAACCCAATCCCGATGGGTTAAACATGGCCATAGAACGTTTGGGAGCAAAGAAGGATACCAGCATTTTCATGGGCGACAGCCTGGACGATGTCAATGCTGCAAGAAATGCAGGTCTTCGGGTTATAATCATTACAGAAGGAGAAAATATAAAGGAAGATATTCTGGCGGCAAAGCCGGATTATGTGATTAAAGGCTATGATGAGCTTCTTCGCGCCGTGTGA
- the rimO gene encoding 30S ribosomal protein S12 methylthiotransferase RimO, which yields MRFKIVSLGCPKNLVESEYITASLEKRGDILSDQCDTVIINTCAFITDAAKESIETILEETINREGKKKRLVVTGCLVERYGEKLRELLPEVDLFVGRNFYDEIGTLIDKKGFFQRQGNFSESFPRKVLTAKPTAYLKIQEGCDNRCSYCTVPNIRGGLRSRSMGSIREELEWLLAEGFKEINIIGQDITSYGKYDGLNLRRLLSYLLKIKGDYFLRLLYMHPKGINKDLIDLIGNEDRIIKYMDIPIQHSEDNILNLMGRGYDKRYLARLFGNIREDIPDALLRTTVIVGFPGETQDEFSNLCDFIKTWEFDMLGAFMYSKEEGTVASKLKGHIKKGVKQERHNTIIALQKDISKERLRSLIGKNMKVIVEGKEGGYMAGRLLTQAPDIDGMVFIKGTCNIGEIREGKIVKTLDYDVIVEV from the coding sequence GTGCGGTTTAAAATCGTCAGTCTTGGTTGTCCGAAGAACCTCGTCGAATCGGAATATATTACAGCAAGTCTTGAAAAAAGAGGGGATATACTTTCGGATCAGTGCGATACGGTCATTATCAATACCTGTGCATTTATTACAGATGCAGCAAAGGAATCCATTGAAACAATCCTTGAAGAAACTATTAACCGTGAGGGCAAGAAGAAAAGGCTGGTAGTGACAGGCTGTCTTGTCGAGCGTTACGGGGAAAAATTACGGGAATTGCTTCCGGAAGTAGACCTTTTTGTAGGCAGGAACTTCTATGATGAAATCGGGACGCTGATAGATAAGAAAGGATTCTTTCAGCGGCAGGGTAATTTTTCAGAGAGTTTTCCAAGGAAAGTTCTAACAGCCAAACCTACAGCATACTTGAAAATTCAGGAAGGTTGCGACAACAGGTGCAGTTATTGCACTGTGCCAAATATACGGGGAGGTTTGCGAAGCAGAAGCATGGGAAGCATCAGGGAGGAACTTGAATGGCTTCTGGCAGAAGGCTTCAAGGAAATAAACATAATCGGGCAGGATATTACCTCCTACGGGAAATATGACGGCCTGAATCTCCGTAGGTTGCTGTCTTACCTGCTTAAGATAAAGGGGGATTACTTTCTAAGACTCCTTTATATGCATCCCAAAGGAATAAATAAAGATTTAATAGACCTCATAGGCAATGAAGACAGGATTATCAAATATATGGATATACCCATCCAGCATTCGGAAGACAACATCCTCAACCTCATGGGCAGGGGCTATGATAAACGATACCTTGCAAGGCTCTTTGGAAATATAAGAGAGGATATCCCTGATGCCTTATTGAGAACTACTGTGATTGTTGGCTTTCCGGGAGAAACACAGGATGAGTTTTCAAATCTCTGTGATTTTATAAAAACATGGGAGTTCGATATGCTCGGCGCCTTTATGTATTCTAAGGAAGAAGGCACAGTGGCTTCAAAATTGAAAGGACACATCAAAAAAGGGGTTAAACAGGAAAGACACAATACAATCATTGCCTTGCAAAAGGATATTTCAAAGGAAAGGCTGAGAAGTCTTATCGGAAAAAATATGAAGGTAATCGTCGAGGGAAAAGAAGGGGGATATATGGCAGGAAGGCTCCTGACCCAGGCGCCTGACATAGATGGCATGGTTTTTATTAAGGGGACATGCAATATCGGGGAGATAAGAGAAGGTAAAATAGTGAAAACCCTCGATTATGATGTTATAGTAGAGGTGTAA
- a CDS encoding DUF1318 domain-containing protein — protein sequence MIKRIKSLTFIGIALLSACVTVNIYFPAAAVQKAADEIVDEVRGTKDQQKPDKKPGSQSWFLNELRFSVGPKEVQAQTVNIIVSTPAIREMKHAIRERFHLVKPFYEQGNVGENKSGLIEIRNTDNLGLKDKADITRLVEQENNNRMMLYTEVMKANKLSAQSMPEIQKIFANSWRIKSQPNWWIQNDNGQWEKKK from the coding sequence ATGATAAAAAGGATTAAAAGTCTCACATTTATAGGCATTGCGCTTCTGTCTGCCTGTGTTACCGTAAATATCTATTTCCCTGCCGCTGCCGTTCAAAAAGCTGCTGATGAAATTGTTGATGAAGTGCGCGGTACAAAGGATCAGCAGAAACCCGATAAGAAACCGGGTTCACAAAGCTGGTTTCTTAACGAACTGAGATTCAGTGTTGGTCCAAAAGAGGTGCAAGCCCAAACAGTAAATATTATTGTGTCAACCCCCGCAATAAGGGAAATGAAACATGCAATAAGGGAAAGATTCCATCTGGTTAAACCCTTCTATGAACAGGGCAATGTCGGGGAAAACAAATCGGGACTTATTGAAATAAGAAATACAGACAACCTCGGCCTGAAAGACAAGGCCGATATTACAAGACTTGTAGAACAGGAAAATAATAACCGTATGATGCTTTACACTGAGGTCATGAAGGCGAACAAACTCAGCGCCCAATCAATGCCGGAAATTCAGAAAATATTTGCAAATAGCTGGCGAATCAAGTCTCAGCCCAACTGGTGGATACAGAATGACAACGGGCAGTGGGAGAAAAAGAAGTAA
- the amrA gene encoding AmmeMemoRadiSam system protein A produces the protein MSISEEEKADLKRLARNAIEAVLFGKQGEAAHISERLKEKGGAFVTIKKKGDLRGCIGYIHATLPICDTVREAAIQAAFHDPRFDPVDLKEWKDIDIEISVLTPMKKIEDTAEIEVGIHGLYIQKGYHSGLLLPQVATEHNWDRMTFLEHTCYKAGLQKDAWKSKDTYIHIFSADVF, from the coding sequence TTGAGTATTTCTGAAGAAGAAAAGGCAGACCTTAAAAGGCTTGCGAGAAATGCAATAGAAGCTGTTTTATTCGGGAAGCAGGGCGAGGCCGCACATATCTCGGAAAGATTAAAGGAAAAAGGCGGCGCATTTGTTACAATTAAAAAGAAAGGCGATTTAAGAGGATGTATTGGATACATACATGCTACGTTGCCGATCTGTGATACTGTTAGAGAAGCAGCAATACAGGCAGCATTTCATGATCCGAGGTTTGACCCTGTTGATTTAAAAGAATGGAAGGATATCGATATAGAAATTTCTGTCTTAACCCCGATGAAGAAGATAGAAGATACAGCAGAGATAGAAGTTGGCATACATGGTTTATATATCCAAAAAGGATATCATTCGGGGCTTCTGCTCCCCCAGGTAGCTACAGAACATAACTGGGACAGGATGACCTTTCTTGAGCATACGTGTTATAAAGCAGGTCTTCAAAAGGATGCCTGGAAATCCAAAGATACGTATATACATATCTTTTCAGCAGATGTTTTCTGA
- a CDS encoding DUF1858 domain-containing protein: MIEKNMSIDDVVKKYPETIRVFEQHGLGCIGCQAALFENIEQGAEIHGIDVRVLINDLNKALLKNL, encoded by the coding sequence ATGATTGAGAAAAATATGTCTATTGACGATGTTGTAAAAAAGTATCCTGAGACAATCAGGGTGTTTGAACAGCATGGACTTGGTTGTATCGGGTGCCAGGCTGCTCTTTTCGAGAACATAGAGCAAGGGGCCGAGATCCATGGGATTGATGTAAGGGTGCTGATCAACGACCTTAATAAAGCACTATTAAAAAACCTATAA
- the lysS gene encoding lysine--tRNA ligase — protein sequence MEPINELVAVRKEKEKAFRDAGIETYPQDNGPYITAEDIERKFGEISHDDLEKIEEHVRVAGRVMAFRDFGKSSFIHIQDRKGKIQAYVRKDMLKSPDYGIFKKFDICDIVGIEGRVFRTKTGELTILAENIKLLTKSLRPLPEKWHGLKDVEERYRKRYLDLIVNERAKDVFTKRAKIIEFIRNYFIKKDFVEVETPMMHVIAGGAVAKPFITHHNALNMELYLRVAPELYLKRLVVGGFERVFEINRNFRNEGISVRHNPEFTMLEFYQAYANYEDLMAFTEDMVSSLVYELLGSYKVMYSGQEIDFTPPWRKMTMEEALRDLGGFDLARLGDIGWLASYAKELEIDGAEKETKGKLITKIFEELCEKQLIQPTFITRYPVEVSPLAKRNKENPDLTERFEMYISGMEIANGFNELNDPVDQRARFEEQIREKEEGAMMDEDYITALEYGLPPTAGEGIGIDRLTMILTDSPSIREVIFFPLLKP from the coding sequence ATGGAACCGATTAATGAGTTAGTTGCCGTCAGAAAAGAAAAAGAAAAGGCCTTCAGGGATGCCGGTATAGAAACATATCCTCAGGATAACGGTCCCTACATTACCGCAGAGGACATTGAGAGAAAGTTCGGGGAGATTTCACATGACGATCTTGAAAAGATTGAAGAACATGTCCGTGTTGCAGGCAGGGTCATGGCCTTCAGGGATTTCGGCAAGAGCAGTTTTATCCATATCCAGGACAGAAAGGGGAAAATCCAGGCATATGTGAGAAAAGATATGCTCAAGTCCCCGGATTACGGCATTTTTAAAAAATTTGATATATGCGATATTGTCGGCATTGAAGGCAGGGTATTCAGGACCAAGACCGGAGAGCTGACAATCCTCGCAGAAAATATAAAGCTTCTCACGAAGTCTCTCCGCCCATTGCCTGAAAAATGGCATGGCCTGAAGGATGTGGAAGAGCGATACAGGAAGAGGTACCTGGACCTTATCGTCAATGAGCGGGCAAAGGACGTTTTCACAAAAAGGGCAAAAATAATTGAATTTATAAGAAACTATTTCATAAAGAAGGATTTTGTTGAAGTGGAAACACCTATGATGCATGTCATTGCAGGAGGCGCAGTAGCTAAGCCCTTTATTACCCACCATAATGCACTCAATATGGAACTCTATCTCAGGGTTGCCCCGGAATTGTATTTAAAAAGACTTGTCGTAGGCGGGTTTGAACGGGTTTTTGAGATAAACAGGAATTTCAGGAATGAGGGCATCTCTGTCCGACATAACCCGGAGTTCACCATGCTCGAATTTTATCAGGCATACGCCAACTATGAAGACCTGATGGCCTTTACAGAAGATATGGTATCGTCTCTGGTGTATGAACTTCTCGGGAGTTACAAGGTTATGTATAGCGGCCAGGAAATAGATTTTACGCCGCCCTGGAGAAAAATGACCATGGAGGAGGCCTTGCGGGACCTGGGAGGATTTGATCTTGCCCGTTTGGGCGATATAGGATGGCTCGCCTCCTATGCAAAAGAACTGGAAATAGACGGGGCTGAAAAGGAGACAAAGGGGAAGCTTATTACAAAGATTTTTGAAGAGCTCTGTGAGAAACAGTTGATTCAACCGACCTTTATCACCCGCTATCCTGTTGAGGTATCGCCGCTGGCAAAGAGGAACAAAGAAAACCCCGATCTTACCGAGAGGTTTGAGATGTATATCAGCGGGATGGAGATAGCCAACGGGTTCAACGAGTTGAATGACCCCGTAGACCAGAGGGCGCGCTTTGAAGAACAAATCAGGGAAAAAGAGGAAGGCGCAATGATGGACGAGGACTATATAACAGCCCTTGAATATGGTCTGCCGCCTACAGCAGGCGAAGGCATCGGGATTGACAGGCTTACCATGATCCTTACGGATTCACCTTCGATCAGGGAAGTAATTTTCTTCCCATTGCTGAAACCGTGA
- a CDS encoding ATP-dependent 6-phosphofructokinase, with protein sequence MKLKIAVLTGGGDCPGLNGAVKWVTKSALDPKLVEKRSVSFDVIGITNGWKGLVEVDPDDPKSCERHLKHLDEETVRTWDRYGGTNLGTSRTNPFNPKNDNSEKVIDNIKKLGIDAVVAIGGEDTLGVAYKLYKAGIKTIGIPKTIDNDLTGTDYSLGFDTAVNVIMEEIDRLRTTAGSHGRIFVVETMGRHAGWLALHGGECSGAYIILIPEHLFDMNRVCELLSERRGREINYSIIVVSEGASPSGEHEFLRDGKIDEFGHPSLGGIANYVSDEIEKKTGFVSRPIALSYLQRGGTPSSHDRLMARRFGIAAVDMLINEDFGRMVSLLRGQITSVPMKEIINKLKLVDVDKFYDIERYNGRRSMIL encoded by the coding sequence GTGAAACTGAAAATAGCTGTTTTAACAGGTGGAGGAGATTGCCCCGGCCTGAATGGTGCAGTCAAATGGGTAACAAAAAGTGCCCTTGATCCAAAACTCGTTGAGAAGCGATCAGTTTCTTTTGACGTTATCGGTATCACTAACGGTTGGAAGGGACTGGTAGAGGTTGATCCCGATGATCCTAAAAGCTGCGAACGACACCTTAAACATCTTGACGAAGAGACTGTTCGAACATGGGACCGGTATGGGGGAACAAATCTCGGCACCTCGCGCACAAACCCCTTTAATCCAAAAAATGATAATTCTGAAAAGGTAATAGATAATATTAAAAAACTCGGGATAGACGCGGTTGTTGCAATCGGCGGAGAAGATACGCTTGGAGTAGCCTATAAATTGTACAAAGCAGGCATCAAGACAATAGGCATACCCAAGACCATTGACAACGATCTTACAGGAACCGACTATTCCCTCGGTTTTGATACTGCTGTTAATGTGATTATGGAGGAAATAGACCGGCTGAGAACCACAGCAGGTTCTCACGGCCGTATTTTTGTTGTTGAAACAATGGGACGTCATGCAGGATGGCTCGCTTTGCATGGAGGCGAATGCAGTGGTGCATATATTATTTTAATACCGGAACATCTTTTTGATATGAACCGGGTATGTGAACTTCTCAGTGAACGAAGAGGACGGGAAATAAACTATTCAATTATTGTCGTTTCCGAAGGCGCATCGCCTTCAGGGGAGCATGAATTTCTTAGAGATGGCAAGATAGATGAATTCGGACACCCCTCGCTTGGAGGCATAGCAAATTATGTTTCCGATGAAATAGAAAAAAAGACAGGATTCGTATCACGCCCAATCGCCTTAAGTTACTTACAGCGCGGAGGAACGCCCTCGTCACATGATCGTTTAATGGCAAGGCGGTTTGGCATTGCCGCTGTCGATATGTTAATCAACGAGGATTTCGGACGCATGGTAAGCCTTTTACGGGGCCAAATTACAAGCGTTCCCATGAAAGAGATTATCAACAAACTGAAGCTTGTTGATGTTGATAAATTTTATGATATTGAAAGATATAACGGACGCAGATCGATGATACTGTAA
- a CDS encoding lipoprotein-releasing ABC transporter permease subunit, whose protein sequence is MTYETSIGLRYLRSKRKEAFISFTTWISVVGIAIGVLALIIVIAVMTGFQNEIRERILGINPHILVMSIDRDIQEPAKLVNTIKEVDGVTQAFPFVSFQAMVQSGRQLSGVLVKGLNAEDVKFMGNLLKEGNISALNKQGSVLIGKELAKHMGLLSGDTFAVMIPFGGVSPMGATPETVRVKVGGIFETGMYEIDNTLIIMPLKDVENIIGAGVTGIEVKLKDVYRANEIRKEIGKRIGFGYFGRTWIEMNKNLFSALKLEKIAMFIILALVILVASFNIISSLVMTVKEKKKDIAILKAMGAKKRSIMKIFMIEGIAIGVVGALIGSFSGYMLCEIQRRFQIIKLAPDVYYITTLPMMISILDVILIASTTMIICTLSTLYPSYKASKIDPVEALRYE, encoded by the coding sequence ATGACCTACGAAACTTCAATAGGCTTACGCTACCTGCGTTCCAAAAGAAAAGAGGCCTTTATATCCTTCACCACCTGGATTTCCGTTGTCGGTATTGCAATCGGCGTTTTGGCCTTAATTATTGTAATTGCCGTTATGACAGGATTCCAGAATGAGATCAGGGAGCGCATACTCGGTATAAATCCGCATATCCTCGTAATGAGCATTGATAGGGATATACAGGAACCGGCGAAACTTGTAAACACTATCAAAGAGGTAGACGGGGTCACTCAAGCCTTTCCTTTTGTTTCATTCCAGGCCATGGTTCAAAGCGGCAGGCAGTTGTCGGGCGTCCTTGTTAAGGGCTTGAATGCCGAAGATGTAAAGTTCATGGGAAATCTGCTAAAAGAAGGCAATATAAGCGCCCTTAACAAACAAGGAAGTGTCCTCATAGGCAAAGAGCTGGCAAAACATATGGGGTTACTATCAGGAGATACATTCGCAGTTATGATTCCTTTTGGCGGAGTCTCGCCTATGGGCGCCACCCCTGAGACGGTGAGAGTCAAGGTAGGGGGAATATTCGAGACCGGTATGTATGAGATTGACAATACCCTGATTATTATGCCGTTGAAGGATGTGGAGAATATTATCGGTGCAGGTGTAACAGGCATAGAGGTAAAGTTGAAGGATGTATACCGTGCAAACGAGATCAGAAAAGAGATAGGGAAACGAATCGGGTTCGGATACTTCGGCAGGACATGGATCGAGATGAACAAAAACCTCTTTTCAGCGCTGAAACTCGAAAAGATTGCCATGTTTATCATACTTGCCCTGGTTATTTTAGTGGCAAGTTTCAATATAATCAGCTCCCTCGTTATGACGGTTAAGGAAAAGAAAAAGGATATAGCAATCCTGAAGGCCATGGGAGCAAAAAAAAGAAGCATCATGAAGATATTTATGATAGAGGGCATTGCCATAGGCGTTGTCGGCGCCCTGATCGGCTCCTTCAGCGGCTATATGTTATGTGAGATTCAAAGGAGATTCCAGATCATTAAATTAGCGCCGGATGTTTATTATATAACCACACTGCCTATGATGATAAGTATTCTCGATGTTATTCTCATTGCATCAACAACCATGATTATTTGTACCCTTTCAACATTGTACCCCTCATACAAGGCATCAAAGATCGATCCCGTGGAGGCTCTGAGATATGAATGA
- a CDS encoding transglycosylase SLT domain-containing protein, which produces MIESDEDEVEEVNIEDSIEFESPSELREIINFNIFADISRAKEMLENMTCGFKVVKMTKTEKVKKPIKGKKPKKRLKGKKGKTITKVRKDRSNELGDFTILLAIENLKNRDIQVVRIHPKFGARSEGVVIEPGKSNGVNTKFTIVYPEHHIVLALKRPVRHGTTFKEVVYTPYSESLDIPDVRKAGLDYLKNVLSKAKNNLIERGVRPLSGNEFIADDVSLTLAIIEHIDPQKFESGRYTTERLIHETLVIMGTNKQSAYRYSASKAGARGLFQFIPDTYKRIARLYPRAGLENDFIHGMEDHENAAKASFLLFDADMRALNNGRKDQIMNDPHALGRFLASAYNCGAGRTKGAIDRYRGNWCSGVPAETQIYLKKYDAVWEWLHRQP; this is translated from the coding sequence GTGATTGAAAGTGATGAAGATGAGGTTGAAGAAGTAAATATAGAAGATTCTATTGAATTTGAATCCCCATCGGAGTTGCGCGAAATCATCAATTTTAATATCTTTGCCGATATATCCAGAGCAAAAGAAATGCTTGAAAATATGACCTGCGGTTTTAAGGTTGTAAAAATGACAAAAACTGAGAAAGTAAAAAAACCGATAAAAGGAAAAAAACCAAAAAAGAGGCTTAAAGGAAAAAAGGGGAAAACAATAACAAAGGTCAGAAAAGATAGAAGCAACGAATTAGGTGATTTTACTATTCTCCTTGCTATTGAGAACCTGAAAAACAGAGACATCCAGGTTGTCAGGATTCATCCAAAGTTCGGTGCCAGATCGGAAGGTGTTGTTATCGAACCGGGCAAATCAAATGGCGTCAATACGAAATTTACCATCGTATATCCGGAACATCATATAGTGCTGGCCCTTAAAAGACCGGTACGCCATGGCACAACCTTCAAAGAAGTTGTTTATACCCCTTATTCTGAAAGTCTTGATATCCCTGATGTGAGAAAAGCAGGCCTGGATTATTTGAAAAACGTCCTTAGCAAGGCGAAGAACAATCTCATCGAAAGAGGTGTGAGACCTTTGTCTGGCAACGAGTTTATTGCAGATGATGTCTCCCTTACGCTGGCAATTATTGAACATATAGACCCACAAAAATTCGAAAGCGGAAGATATACAACGGAAAGGCTTATCCATGAAACGCTTGTAATAATGGGGACAAACAAGCAGAGCGCTTACCGTTACTCGGCGTCAAAGGCTGGAGCAAGAGGACTCTTTCAGTTTATCCCCGATACATACAAGAGAATTGCACGCCTGTATCCCCGCGCAGGTCTGGAAAATGATTTTATTCATGGCATGGAAGATCATGAAAATGCTGCAAAGGCCTCTTTTCTACTTTTTGATGCCGACATGCGTGCGCTTAACAATGGAAGAAAAGATCAAATTATGAATGACCCACATGCTTTGGGGAGGTTCCTTGCCTCTGCATATAACTGTGGTGCCGGAAGGACAAAAGGGGCTATAGACAGATACAGAGGAAACTGGTGTTCAGGCGTGCCTGCAGAAACACAGATTTACCTTAAAAAGTATGATGCAGTTTGGGAATGGCTCCACCGTCAACCATAG